One window of Nocardioides dongkuii genomic DNA carries:
- a CDS encoding Ppx/GppA phosphatase family protein, which translates to MRVGVLDIGSNTGHLLVVDAHGGAAPLPAYSYKQPLRLAEHLDDSGAVTQAGIDALAGFTAEALVVAEDKGCEDLLAFATSAVRDATNSDAVLEHVRERTGVDIGVLSGEDEARLTFLAVRRWFGWSAGRLVVFDIGGGSLEIAGGQDEAPDVAWSLPLGAARLARTRLSGGRPSEDMIRRLRRDIRAEIARDAGHLLRAGVPDRAAASSKTFRSLARICGAAPSTAGPLVPRSLPCDELSRWIPKLAAMSPEELASLPGVSPSRSHQILPGALVAEACMDIFDLPALEICPWALREGVILERLDQLSVLVPA; encoded by the coding sequence ATGCGCGTGGGCGTCCTCGACATCGGATCCAACACCGGCCACCTGCTGGTGGTCGACGCGCACGGCGGCGCGGCGCCGCTGCCGGCGTACTCCTACAAGCAGCCGCTCCGCCTCGCCGAGCACCTCGACGACTCGGGAGCGGTGACCCAGGCCGGCATCGACGCGCTGGCGGGCTTCACCGCCGAGGCGCTGGTCGTGGCCGAGGACAAGGGCTGCGAGGACCTGCTGGCGTTCGCGACCTCGGCGGTCCGGGACGCCACCAACTCCGACGCGGTCCTCGAGCACGTGCGCGAGCGCACCGGCGTCGACATCGGCGTGCTGTCGGGGGAGGACGAGGCCCGGCTGACCTTCCTCGCCGTACGCCGCTGGTTCGGCTGGTCCGCCGGCCGGCTGGTGGTCTTCGACATCGGCGGCGGGTCGCTGGAGATCGCCGGCGGCCAGGACGAGGCGCCGGACGTCGCCTGGTCGCTGCCGCTCGGCGCGGCCCGGCTGGCCCGCACCCGGCTCAGCGGCGGCCGTCCCAGCGAGGACATGATCCGCCGGCTGCGCCGCGACATCCGCGCCGAGATCGCGCGCGACGCCGGGCACCTGCTGCGCGCCGGCGTCCCCGACCGGGCGGCGGCGTCGTCGAAGACCTTCCGCTCCCTGGCCCGGATCTGCGGCGCGGCGCCCTCCACCGCGGGCCCGCTCGTCCCGCGCAGCCTGCCCTGCGACGAGCTCTCCCGGTGGATCCCCAAGCTGGCCGCGATGTCGCCCGAGGAGCTGGCGTCCCTGCCCGGGGTCTCGCCGAGCCGGTCCCACCAGATCCTGCCGGGGGCCCTCGTGGCGGAGGCCTGCATGGACATCTTCGACCTCCCCGCGCTCGAGATCTGCCCGTGGGCGCTGCGCGAGGGCGTCATCCTCGAGCGCCTCGACCAGCTCTCGGTGCTGGTCCCCGCGTGA
- a CDS encoding DUF5667 domain-containing protein, translating into MSPVFAARRRAEEFDSLVEGTSTGSPDARYASLVEIVGALRATPPAQPRPEFVAELRERLMTAAETELAPVAGPAAAPVHDRLTVTRRSPRERRLATLVGGFAIVGATTSMAVASQSALPGDVLYPVKRAMENARTGVTVDETEKGATLLDNASGRLEEVGELATSGETEDVRAIEETLTTFTEQATQASDLLLTAYEADPDPAAISELQQFTEESFATLGSLASLVPDEVRDSLVTAGNVLAGIEAAVQLVCPDCEDLLTQTPKWLLTTSASSGLQDLLPGLAQAAPAPAGPGPDKGTDKGSDKGSDKGSGRGSDGPGTKGWQEPEPGTTPLPTPTQPPTGGEGDGSATGGGTSDGGAGGTGSGSGSGGANPSGPVGDLIDKVIGGGQGGAGSGGGQGGGSTPGTPGPSGGGVLGGVLEGVGGLIGGLVKPRP; encoded by the coding sequence ATGAGCCCGGTGTTCGCAGCGCGACGGCGTGCCGAGGAGTTCGACTCCCTGGTCGAGGGCACCTCGACCGGGTCGCCCGACGCGCGGTACGCCTCCCTCGTCGAGATCGTCGGCGCGCTGCGCGCCACCCCGCCCGCCCAGCCCCGCCCCGAGTTCGTGGCCGAGCTGCGCGAGCGGCTGATGACGGCCGCCGAGACCGAGCTGGCACCGGTCGCCGGCCCGGCCGCCGCACCCGTGCACGACCGCCTCACGGTCACCCGCCGCTCCCCCCGCGAACGTCGGCTGGCCACGCTCGTCGGCGGCTTCGCGATCGTCGGCGCCACGACGTCGATGGCGGTCGCGTCGCAGTCCGCGCTGCCCGGTGACGTGCTCTACCCGGTCAAGCGCGCGATGGAGAACGCCCGGACCGGCGTCACCGTCGACGAGACCGAGAAGGGCGCGACCCTGCTGGACAACGCCTCGGGGCGCCTCGAGGAGGTCGGCGAGCTCGCCACGTCCGGGGAGACCGAGGACGTCCGCGCCATCGAGGAGACCCTTACCACCTTCACCGAGCAGGCGACCCAGGCCAGCGACCTGCTGCTCACCGCCTACGAGGCCGACCCCGACCCCGCGGCGATCTCCGAGCTGCAGCAGTTCACCGAGGAGAGTTTCGCGACCCTCGGCAGCCTCGCCTCGCTCGTCCCCGACGAGGTCCGCGACTCCCTCGTCACCGCCGGCAACGTGCTCGCCGGCATCGAGGCCGCCGTCCAGCTGGTCTGCCCGGACTGCGAGGACCTGCTGACCCAGACGCCGAAGTGGCTGCTCACCACCAGCGCCTCCAGCGGCCTCCAGGACCTGCTGCCCGGCCTCGCCCAGGCGGCCCCGGCGCCCGCCGGGCCCGGCCCGGACAAGGGCACGGACAAGGGCTCCGACAAGGGGTCCGACAAGGGGTCCGGCCGGGGCTCCGACGGGCCCGGCACGAAGGGCTGGCAGGAGCCCGAGCCCGGCACGACCCCGCTGCCGACCCCGACCCAGCCCCCCACCGGGGGCGAGGGCGACGGGTCCGCGACCGGCGGCGGGACGAGCGACGGCGGCGCCGGCGGCACCGGCTCCGGCTCCGGCTCCGGCGGCGCGAACCCGTCCGGCCCGGTCGGCGACCTCATCGACAAGGTGATCGGCGGCGGCCAGGGCGGTGCCGGCAGCGGCGGCGGCCAGGGCGGCGGGTCCACCCCCGGCACGCCGGGCCCGTCGGGCGGCGGCGTGCTCGGCGGCGTCCTCGAGGGCGTCGGCGGCCTCATCGGTGGGCTGGTCAAGCCCCGCCCCTGA
- a CDS encoding lysophospholipid acyltransferase family protein: MGDAEIIPIGTRGRPGRGTGKQQPSSAARGLAGGPAKPRPAPRKAAAAKGERTRPEEQAPAAAADAPAPEATDEPAAVAELRAPVTTEDRGPLAGIPASDWMAAFQAAAVEVFGEQWEPQLARFLAFLRRRLTGEYPVDEYGFDREVTEKLVLATLRPIAERWFRVEVRGIENIPTEGGALVVSNHSGTVPVDGLMTMVAVHDHTGRFLRPLGADLVFRLPVISALARRSGATLACSEDAERMLAGGELVGVWPEGFKGIGKPYSERYKLQRFGRGGFVSAALRTGVPIVPLSVVGAEEIYPLVGNVPALARLLGVPYIPITPLFPWLGPLGLVPLPSKWLLEFGEPIRTDEFERGAADDPMLVFNVTDQVRETIQQTLYTLLMKRESVFR, translated from the coding sequence ATGGGTGACGCCGAGATCATCCCCATCGGCACGCGCGGTCGCCCCGGCCGCGGCACCGGCAAGCAGCAGCCCTCCAGCGCCGCCCGCGGGCTCGCCGGCGGGCCCGCGAAGCCCCGCCCCGCCCCGCGCAAGGCCGCCGCCGCCAAGGGCGAGCGGACCCGGCCCGAGGAGCAGGCGCCCGCCGCCGCCGCGGACGCGCCGGCACCCGAGGCGACCGACGAGCCCGCCGCCGTCGCCGAGCTCCGCGCCCCGGTGACCACCGAGGACCGCGGGCCGCTCGCCGGGATCCCCGCCTCCGACTGGATGGCCGCCTTCCAGGCCGCCGCGGTCGAGGTCTTCGGTGAGCAGTGGGAGCCCCAGCTGGCCCGCTTCCTCGCGTTCCTCCGTCGCCGGCTGACCGGCGAGTACCCCGTCGACGAGTACGGCTTCGACCGCGAGGTCACCGAGAAGCTCGTGCTCGCCACGCTCCGCCCGATCGCGGAGCGCTGGTTCCGTGTCGAGGTCCGCGGCATCGAGAACATCCCGACCGAGGGCGGCGCCCTGGTGGTGTCCAACCACTCCGGCACCGTCCCGGTGGACGGGCTGATGACGATGGTCGCGGTGCACGACCACACCGGCCGGTTCCTGCGCCCGCTCGGTGCCGACCTCGTCTTCCGGCTCCCCGTCATCTCCGCGCTCGCGCGCCGGAGCGGCGCCACCCTCGCGTGCAGCGAGGACGCCGAGCGGATGCTCGCCGGCGGCGAGCTCGTCGGCGTCTGGCCGGAGGGCTTCAAGGGCATCGGCAAGCCCTACTCCGAGCGCTACAAGCTCCAGCGGTTCGGCCGCGGGGGCTTCGTCTCGGCGGCGCTGCGCACCGGCGTCCCGATCGTGCCGCTCTCGGTCGTGGGCGCGGAGGAGATCTACCCGCTCGTCGGCAACGTGCCGGCGCTGGCGCGGCTGCTCGGCGTGCCGTACATCCCGATCACCCCGCTCTTCCCCTGGCTCGGGCCGCTCGGTCTGGTGCCGCTGCCCTCGAAGTGGCTGCTGGAGTTCGGCGAGCCGATCCGCACCGACGAGTTCGAGCGCGGTGCCGCCGACGACCCGATGCTCGTCTTCAACGTCACCGACCAGGTGCGCGAGACGATCCAGCAGACGCTCTACACGCTGCTGATGAAGCGCGAGTCCGTCTTCCGCTGA
- a CDS encoding sigma-70 family RNA polymerase sigma factor has product MASHGFVLRHGLDDLRHAVARLLLPEPLAAGTLQSEAVAGGASPRPGASSGGAGGGPAPYGDAELAASSEESEAERARLIALVELARGGDTEAFGLLYDHYQGSVYRFLFYRTRSSALAEDLTSETFFRALRSMTGFRWQGKDFGAWLMTIARNLATDHFKAGRTRLETATEDMGQHDDATEGPEAAVLAGLTNEILLKALTELPIEQRDCLVMRFLQGMSIAETAAVLGRSDGAIKQLQLRGVRNLAKLMPEGIRG; this is encoded by the coding sequence ATGGCCTCGCACGGCTTCGTGCTGCGGCACGGGCTCGACGACCTGCGTCACGCGGTCGCGCGCCTGCTGCTGCCCGAGCCGCTGGCCGCCGGGACCCTCCAGTCCGAGGCCGTGGCCGGTGGCGCCAGCCCCCGCCCCGGCGCGTCCTCCGGCGGTGCGGGCGGCGGCCCCGCGCCGTACGGCGACGCCGAGCTGGCCGCGTCCTCGGAGGAGTCCGAGGCCGAGCGCGCCCGCCTGATCGCCCTCGTCGAGCTCGCCCGCGGTGGCGACACCGAGGCCTTCGGCCTGCTCTACGACCATTACCAGGGCTCGGTCTACCGCTTCCTCTTCTACCGCACCCGGTCCAGCGCGCTGGCCGAGGACCTCACCTCGGAGACCTTCTTCCGGGCGCTGCGGAGCATGACCGGCTTCCGGTGGCAGGGCAAGGACTTCGGCGCCTGGCTGATGACCATCGCCCGCAACCTCGCCACCGACCACTTCAAGGCCGGTCGCACCCGTCTGGAGACGGCGACCGAGGACATGGGCCAGCACGACGACGCCACGGAGGGCCCCGAGGCCGCCGTGCTCGCCGGGCTCACCAACGAGATCCTGCTCAAGGCGCTCACCGAGCTGCCCATCGAGCAGCGCGACTGCCTGGTGATGCGCTTCCTGCAGGGCATGAGCATCGCCGAGACCGCCGCCGTCCTCGGGCGCAGCGACGGCGCGATCAAGCAGCTGCAGCTGCGCGGGGTCCGCAACCTCGCCAAGCTGATGCCGGAAGGGATCAGGGGCTGA
- a CDS encoding helix-turn-helix domain-containing protein yields MATNSAGDISEAKFLTVAEVAAMMRVSKMTVYRLVHNGDLPAVRVGRSFRVREEDANEYIRKSFYDAG; encoded by the coding sequence ATGGCTACCAACTCCGCCGGTGATATCTCCGAAGCGAAGTTCCTGACCGTCGCGGAGGTCGCGGCGATGATGCGTGTCTCCAAGATGACGGTCTACCGACTCGTCCACAACGGCGACCTGCCGGCCGTGCGGGTCGGCCGCTCGTTCCGCGTCCGCGAGGAGGACGCGAACGAGTACATCCGCAAGAGCTTCTACGACGCGGGCTGA
- a CDS encoding 30S ribosomal protein bS22, with amino-acid sequence MGSVIKKRRKRMAKKKHRKLLKKTRVQRRKLGK; translated from the coding sequence GTGGGTTCTGTCATCAAGAAGCGGCGCAAGCGCATGGCCAAGAAGAAGCACCGCAAGCTGCTGAAGAAGACGCGCGTGCAGCGTCGCAAGCTCGGCAAGTAG
- a CDS encoding proline dehydrogenase family protein, translating into MSLLRQPILLLSRSDRFKSLVSALPVTSGIITGYVPGESTDSVVAATARLADDGLKATLDLLGEDTQDADQAEATAAAYVELLRRLAAAGLTPGAEVSVKLSAIGQTLPGHGEKTALEHARTICRAARNAGSTVTLDMEDHTTTDSTLGILRELRKDFPETGAVLQAYLHRTESDCRALAYEGSRVRLCKGAYHEPESVAFQDRLEVDKSYVRCLKVLLAGQGYPMIATHDPRMIRITGSLAGRYGRAQGSYEYQMLYGVRPEEQKRLAAAGETVRVYVPYGQEWYGYLMRRLAERPQNLSFFLTSLFSKK; encoded by the coding sequence ATGTCCCTGCTCCGCCAGCCGATCCTGCTCCTCTCCCGCAGCGACCGGTTCAAGTCCCTGGTCAGCGCCCTCCCGGTGACCTCCGGGATCATCACCGGCTACGTGCCGGGGGAGTCGACCGACTCGGTCGTCGCCGCCACCGCCCGGCTCGCCGACGACGGTCTCAAGGCCACCCTCGACCTGCTCGGCGAGGACACCCAGGACGCCGACCAGGCCGAGGCCACGGCCGCGGCGTACGTCGAGCTGCTGCGCCGGCTCGCCGCCGCGGGGCTGACCCCGGGCGCGGAGGTGTCGGTGAAGCTGTCCGCCATCGGCCAGACGCTGCCCGGCCACGGCGAGAAGACGGCGCTGGAGCACGCGCGCACGATCTGCCGCGCGGCCCGCAACGCGGGCTCGACGGTGACCCTCGACATGGAGGACCACACGACGACCGACTCGACGCTCGGGATCCTGCGCGAGCTGCGCAAGGACTTCCCCGAGACGGGCGCGGTGCTCCAGGCCTACCTGCACCGCACCGAGTCCGACTGCCGGGCCCTGGCGTACGAGGGCTCGCGGGTCCGGCTGTGCAAGGGCGCCTACCACGAGCCGGAGTCGGTCGCCTTCCAGGACCGGCTCGAGGTCGACAAGTCCTACGTGCGCTGCCTCAAGGTGCTGCTCGCCGGGCAGGGCTACCCGATGATCGCGACCCACGACCCCCGGATGATCCGGATCACCGGCTCGCTCGCCGGCCGCTACGGGCGCGCGCAGGGCTCGTACGAGTACCAGATGCTCTACGGCGTCCGGCCCGAGGAGCAGAAGCGCCTCGCGGCCGCCGGCGAGACCGTGCGGGTCTACGTGCCCTACGGCCAGGAGTGGTACGGCTACCTGATGCGGCGGCTCGCCGAGCGCCCGCAGAACCTGTCATTCTTCCTCACGTCGCTGTTCTCCAAGAAGTAA
- a CDS encoding NAD-dependent epimerase/dehydratase family protein, whose translation MGSVGKVVLVTGVSRDLGRRFARSIAADPGVRRVIGVDVVPPRGDIGEVSFVRADIRNPVIAKVIAKEDVDTVVHMSVISTPGTAGGRNTMKELNVIGTMQLLAACQKAPGLQHLVVKSSTTVYGASNRDPAMFTEDMEPRRAPTSGYAKDVAEVEGYVRGFARRRSDVRVTMLRAANVLGPQVSSPVASYFRLPVIPTVLGYDARLQFLHEHDLLGVLTHAVSSDVAGTFNVAGDGILMLSQAVRRLRRPSVRMPGFMVGNVGSTLRSARVADFSPEQLAFLTYGRGVDTTRMREVLGFEPAYTTAETFADFGAPLPPTGGHADRILASVERQLTTPSSGGDHG comes from the coding sequence ATGGGCAGCGTGGGCAAGGTCGTCCTGGTCACGGGAGTCTCCCGTGACCTGGGGCGCAGGTTCGCGCGGTCCATCGCCGCCGACCCCGGCGTCCGCCGGGTGATCGGCGTCGACGTCGTCCCGCCGCGCGGGGACATCGGCGAGGTCTCGTTCGTCCGCGCCGACATCCGCAACCCGGTGATCGCCAAGGTGATCGCCAAGGAGGACGTCGACACGGTCGTCCACATGAGCGTCATCTCCACCCCCGGCACCGCCGGCGGGCGGAACACGATGAAGGAGCTCAACGTCATCGGGACGATGCAGCTGCTCGCCGCCTGCCAGAAGGCGCCGGGCCTGCAGCACCTCGTGGTGAAGTCCTCGACGACGGTGTACGGCGCGAGCAACCGCGACCCGGCGATGTTCACCGAGGACATGGAGCCCCGCCGGGCGCCGACCTCGGGCTACGCCAAGGACGTCGCGGAGGTCGAGGGGTACGTCCGCGGGTTCGCCCGCCGCCGCTCCGACGTCCGGGTGACGATGCTGCGCGCGGCCAACGTGCTCGGCCCGCAGGTGTCGAGCCCGGTCGCGTCGTACTTCCGGCTGCCGGTGATCCCCACCGTGCTCGGGTACGACGCCCGCCTGCAGTTCCTGCACGAGCACGACCTCCTGGGCGTCCTCACGCACGCGGTCAGCTCCGACGTCGCCGGCACCTTCAACGTCGCCGGCGACGGCATCCTGATGCTCTCCCAGGCCGTACGACGGCTCCGGCGCCCCTCGGTGCGGATGCCCGGCTTCATGGTCGGCAACGTCGGCTCCACGCTGCGGTCCGCGCGGGTCGCGGACTTCTCGCCCGAGCAGCTGGCCTTCCTCACCTACGGCCGCGGGGTCGACACGACCCGGATGCGCGAGGTGCTCGGCTTCGAGCCGGCGTACACCACCGCGGAGACGTTCGCCGACTTCGGCGCCCCGCTGCCCCCCACCGGCGGGCACGCCGACCGGATCCTCGCCAGCGTCGAGCGCCAGCTCACCACTCCGTCCTCGGGAGGCGACCATGGGTGA
- the proC gene encoding pyrroline-5-carboxylate reductase — translation MSTQTAIVGAGVMGEALLSGLVRAGRRVDDLMVGEKRPERARELEERYGVAVLANAEAARKADTVVLVVKPQDMADVLAEVSPQLRPGQLVVSLAAGITTAYIESRVPADVAVVRVMPNTPALVDEGMAAISPGSHCSEEQLAEVEQLMASVGKVLRIPERQQDAVTAISGSGPAYLFFVVESMIEAGVHLGLPRTTATELVIQTLVGSGKMLRETGTHPAILREQVTSPGGTTASALRELEVHKVRAAFLAAMEAARDRSRALAEGS, via the coding sequence ATGAGCACGCAGACCGCCATCGTCGGCGCCGGCGTCATGGGCGAGGCCCTGCTGTCCGGGCTCGTGCGCGCCGGCCGCCGGGTCGACGACCTGATGGTGGGCGAGAAGCGCCCCGAGCGGGCCCGCGAGCTCGAGGAGCGGTACGGCGTGGCCGTGCTCGCCAATGCCGAGGCCGCCCGCAAGGCCGACACGGTGGTGCTGGTGGTCAAGCCGCAGGACATGGCCGACGTCCTCGCGGAGGTCTCCCCGCAGCTGCGCCCCGGCCAGCTCGTCGTCTCGCTCGCCGCCGGCATCACCACGGCCTACATCGAGTCCCGGGTGCCGGCCGACGTCGCCGTCGTCCGGGTCATGCCGAACACCCCCGCGCTCGTCGACGAGGGGATGGCCGCCATCTCGCCCGGCTCGCACTGCAGCGAGGAGCAGCTCGCCGAGGTCGAGCAGCTGATGGCGTCGGTGGGCAAGGTGCTCCGGATCCCCGAGCGCCAGCAGGACGCGGTGACCGCGATCTCCGGCTCCGGCCCCGCCTACCTCTTCTTCGTCGTCGAGTCGATGATCGAGGCCGGCGTCCACCTCGGCCTGCCGCGCACCACCGCCACCGAGCTGGTCATCCAGACCCTCGTCGGCTCCGGGAAGATGCTGCGCGAGACCGGCACCCACCCGGCGATCCTGCGCGAGCAGGTCACCTCCCCGGGCGGCACCACCGCCTCCGCGCTGCGCGAGCTCGAGGTGCACAAGGTCCGCGCCGCGTTCCTCGCCGCCATGGAGGCCGCCCGCGACCGGTCCCGCGCGCTGGCCGAGGGCTCCTGA
- a CDS encoding sugar phosphate isomerase/epimerase family protein, which yields MSAPTVRVGLSTSSVYPESSAHAFGYAAEIGYDAVEVMVGIDALSQQTSAVKQLSDHHGLPVSAVHAPCLLFTQRVWGTEPWGKLERSAEMAHEVGAAVVVVHPPFRWQREYAAGFVDGIAALEESTGIAFAVENMYPWRASQKRGMEMYLPGWDPSAEPYANTTIDLSHAAIAQSDPVAMAERLGGRLRHVHLTDGTGSAKDEHLVPGRGSTGAAAFLAHLAGAGFAGEVVVEINTRRCGSREERAADLRESLEFAREHFAVRTPSGPST from the coding sequence GTGAGCGCCCCGACGGTGCGCGTCGGGCTCTCGACGTCCTCGGTCTACCCGGAGTCCTCCGCCCACGCCTTCGGCTACGCCGCCGAGATCGGGTACGACGCGGTCGAGGTGATGGTCGGCATCGACGCCCTGAGCCAGCAGACCAGCGCGGTCAAGCAGCTCTCCGACCACCACGGGCTGCCGGTCTCGGCCGTGCACGCCCCCTGCCTGCTCTTCACCCAGCGGGTCTGGGGCACCGAGCCGTGGGGCAAGCTCGAGCGCTCCGCCGAGATGGCCCACGAGGTGGGCGCCGCCGTCGTCGTCGTGCACCCGCCGTTCCGGTGGCAGCGCGAGTACGCCGCGGGCTTCGTCGACGGCATCGCGGCCCTCGAGGAGTCGACGGGCATCGCCTTCGCGGTCGAGAACATGTATCCGTGGCGCGCCTCGCAGAAGCGCGGCATGGAGATGTACCTGCCGGGCTGGGACCCCTCCGCCGAGCCGTACGCCAACACCACGATCGACCTCTCGCACGCGGCGATCGCCCAGTCCGACCCGGTCGCGATGGCCGAGCGGCTCGGCGGCCGGCTCCGGCACGTGCACCTCACCGACGGCACCGGCTCGGCCAAGGACGAGCACCTGGTGCCGGGACGCGGCTCGACCGGGGCGGCGGCGTTCCTCGCCCACCTCGCGGGCGCGGGCTTCGCCGGCGAGGTCGTCGTCGAGATCAACACCCGCCGGTGCGGCAGCCGCGAGGAGCGCGCGGCCGACCTGCGGGAGTCGCTGGAGTTCGCCCGCGAGCACTTCGCCGTCCGCACCCCGTCGGGGCCCAGCACGTAG
- the trpS gene encoding tryptophan--tRNA ligase has protein sequence MTTRHLSLLKPTGRLTLGNLLGALRPMAAAQDGADCYYGVADLHAMTVTHDPAVLRERTDELRLLLLAAGLDRSTLFVQSRVPAHTQLSYLLECVATTGELSRMIQFKEKGRGVGSTRVSLYTYPALMAADILLYRPARVPVGDDQRQHVELTRDLAQRFNRTYGEVFTVPELVVPAAGARVMDLQDPRSKMGKSSTDTAGVIHLLDSPDVVRRKVARAVTDSDTGPDAVRPDRERKPGVSNLLEVLVACGGSPAGLTTYGALKRAVTDAVVAVLEPLQQRYADLATDRAHVADVYAAGAARAREVTAPVLAAAEAAVGL, from the coding sequence ATGACGACGCGTCACCTCTCCCTCCTCAAGCCCACCGGCCGGCTCACGCTCGGCAACCTGCTCGGCGCGCTGCGCCCGATGGCGGCGGCCCAGGACGGCGCCGACTGCTACTACGGCGTCGCCGACCTGCACGCCATGACCGTGACCCACGACCCCGCCGTCCTGCGGGAGCGCACCGACGAGCTCCGCCTGCTGCTGCTGGCGGCGGGCCTGGACCGCAGCACGCTGTTCGTGCAGAGCCGGGTCCCCGCGCACACCCAGCTGTCCTACCTGCTCGAGTGCGTCGCCACCACCGGCGAGCTCAGCCGGATGATCCAGTTCAAGGAGAAGGGTCGCGGGGTCGGCTCGACCCGGGTCTCTCTCTACACCTACCCGGCGCTGATGGCGGCCGACATCCTGCTCTACCGACCCGCCCGGGTGCCGGTCGGCGACGACCAGCGCCAGCACGTCGAGCTCACCCGCGACCTGGCGCAGCGCTTCAACCGCACCTACGGCGAGGTCTTCACGGTGCCCGAGCTCGTGGTGCCGGCCGCCGGGGCGCGGGTCATGGACCTGCAGGACCCGCGCTCGAAGATGGGCAAGTCCAGCACCGACACCGCGGGCGTGATCCACCTCCTCGACTCCCCCGACGTGGTGCGTCGCAAGGTCGCCCGGGCCGTGACCGACTCCGACACCGGACCGGACGCGGTGCGCCCCGACCGGGAGCGCAAGCCCGGGGTCAGCAACCTGCTCGAGGTGCTCGTGGCGTGCGGCGGGTCCCCCGCGGGGCTCACGACGTACGGCGCCCTGAAGCGGGCGGTCACCGACGCCGTCGTGGCCGTCCTCGAGCCGCTGCAGCAGCGGTACGCCGACCTCGCCACCGACCGCGCCCACGTCGCGGACGTGTACGCCGCCGGCGCCGCCCGGGCTCGCGAGGTGACCGCCCCGGTGCTGGCGGCGGCGGAGGCGGCGGTGGGCCTGTGA
- a CDS encoding acetoin utilization protein AcuC produces MPACEGPATVVFDPSLTEYDFGPSHPMSPLRVDLTMRLATELGVVGERLRAVPAPVADEDLIATVHTPALIEAVTRAGRTVAPDHRFGLGTDDNPVFAEMHHAAAHVVGATAEAFRQVWSGESLHSASICGGLHHAMPDRASGFCIYNDVAIGIQQLLDQGAQRVAYVDVDVHHGDGVERIFWDDPRVLTISLHETGQMLFPGTGFPEDLGGRDAQGSAVNVALPPGTGDGGWLRAFHAVVPPLLREFDPEVLVTQHGCDSHADDPLAHLMLTVDGQRATYQALHDLAHEVAGGRWVVTGGGGYALVEVVPRAWTHLLGVVAGRPVDPLTETPGGWREHVEATLGRTAPHRLTDGRTPAYRDWREGYDPDTWLDRAVHATRMATFPLHGLDPMP; encoded by the coding sequence ATGCCCGCCTGCGAGGGTCCGGCGACGGTGGTCTTCGACCCGTCGCTGACCGAGTACGACTTCGGTCCGTCCCACCCCATGTCGCCGCTGCGGGTCGACCTCACGATGCGGCTGGCCACCGAGCTCGGCGTGGTCGGGGAGCGGCTGCGCGCCGTGCCGGCGCCCGTCGCCGACGAGGACCTGATCGCCACCGTGCACACCCCCGCGCTCATCGAGGCCGTCACGCGGGCCGGCAGGACGGTCGCGCCCGACCACCGGTTCGGGCTCGGCACCGACGACAACCCGGTCTTCGCCGAGATGCACCACGCCGCGGCGCACGTCGTCGGAGCGACCGCCGAGGCCTTCCGCCAGGTCTGGAGCGGGGAGTCGCTGCACTCCGCGAGCATCTGCGGCGGCCTGCACCACGCGATGCCCGACCGGGCCAGCGGGTTCTGCATCTACAACGACGTCGCGATCGGCATCCAGCAGCTGCTCGACCAGGGCGCCCAGCGGGTGGCGTACGTCGACGTCGACGTCCACCACGGCGACGGGGTGGAGCGGATCTTCTGGGACGACCCGCGGGTGCTCACCATCTCCCTGCACGAGACCGGGCAGATGCTCTTCCCCGGCACCGGGTTCCCCGAGGACCTCGGCGGCAGGGACGCCCAGGGCAGCGCGGTGAACGTCGCGCTGCCGCCCGGCACCGGCGACGGCGGCTGGCTGCGCGCGTTCCACGCGGTGGTGCCCCCGCTGCTGCGCGAGTTCGACCCCGAGGTGCTGGTCACCCAGCACGGCTGCGACTCGCACGCCGACGACCCGCTCGCCCACCTGATGCTGACCGTCGACGGCCAGCGGGCGACGTACCAGGCCCTGCACGACCTGGCCCACGAGGTGGCCGGCGGGCGCTGGGTGGTCACCGGCGGGGGCGGGTACGCGCTGGTCGAGGTCGTCCCGCGAGCGTGGACGCACCTGCTCGGCGTCGTGGCCGGCCGACCGGTCGACCCGCTGACGGAGACCCCGGGCGGCTGGCGCGAGCACGTCGAGGCGACCCTGGGACGGACGGCGCCGCACCGGCTCACCGACGGCCGGACCCCGGCGTACCGCGACTGGCGCGAGGGCTACGACCCCGACACCTGGCTGGATCGCGCGGTGCACGCCACCCGGATGGCGACCTTCCCGCTGCACGGCCTGGACCCCATGCCGTGA